From a single Flavobacterium sp. genomic region:
- the idi gene encoding isopentenyl-diphosphate Delta-isomerase — translation MIEEQVILVNEQDEPIGLMNKMEAHEKAVLHRAFSVFVLNDKNEVMLQQRAHHKYHSPLLWTNTCCSHQRAGETNIEAGKRRLFEEMGFETELKELFHFIYKAPFDNGLTEHELDYVMIGYYDDAPVINLDEVESWKWMPIEAIKDDMLANPNSYTVWFKIIFDEFYHYLEDHKL, via the coding sequence ATGATAGAAGAACAAGTAATATTAGTCAACGAACAAGATGAGCCTATTGGGTTGATGAACAAAATGGAAGCTCATGAAAAGGCCGTTTTGCACAGGGCTTTTTCTGTGTTTGTGCTGAATGATAAAAACGAAGTGATGTTACAACAACGCGCCCATCACAAATACCATTCACCACTTTTATGGACCAATACTTGTTGCAGTCATCAGCGAGCGGGTGAAACCAATATTGAAGCTGGCAAACGTCGTTTGTTTGAAGAAATGGGGTTTGAGACGGAGCTAAAAGAATTGTTTCATTTTATTTATAAAGCCCCTTTTGATAACGGTTTAACCGAACACGAATTGGATTATGTGATGATTGGTTATTATGATGATGCACCAGTAATAAATTTAGATGAAGTAGAAAGCTGGAAATGGATGCCAATTGAAGCTATTAAAGACGATATGCTTGCCAATCCAAATTCTTACACGGTTTGGTTTAAGATAATATTTGATGAATTTTACCATTATCTTGAAGATCATAAATTGTAA